The sequence ttttgttgtttattatggtgctcaagttgtacaaacactccctggacctcacaagtccgttgcaaagtgatgcacatgtttagggggagatgtgttacaacttgaccctttgagactaaccatgtgcttgagttgatgatttagtctcggaggaggattgaaagggaaaaggtggacttggaccatgaaagacttccactgcactccgatgagagggtaacttattccaagttcatctcatgaaatcttattgccatttgctcttaattgaagactttggtgaggcaatggggttaaagggccaagattgatcctgttttggtgcttgatgccaaagggggagaaaataaaggccaaagtgataaatggatcagctaccacttgagagattttgaaaatagtagaatagagtttttgaaattagtagaatagagtttttgttttgtcaaacgcttttattgtctcttattgtctctcttgtcagaagttggcttcttgtagggagaagtgttgattatgggaaatagggggagtttttgatcaatctcttttggaatgactctctttatgcttcaacatgtgtgtttgacttagagatagagatttgagtttaatttacaaaaacaaaccaagtggtggcaaaggatgatccatatatgccaaaattgagtcaaaatcaatttgagttttatttgaagtgattttgcacttgttctagttgctttatgttgtgttggcataaatcaccaaaaagggggagattgaaagggaaatgtgcccttgggccatttctaagtattttggtgattgagtgccaactcaagtgcttaaatgtgaatttatgcaatggatgaataaagtgcaaatcaagagcaaaggtatgtttctaagtcttagtacattggttttgtgtactaatatacttgtctaagtattggaaacaggaagaaaaagaaaaagaaagaggtggctgtataacagccaaggggctgtttcggtctggggcaccggactgtccggtggtgcaccggacagtgtccggtgcgccaggctgccttggccgaacaggccgctctcgggaattcgccgacggcgtacggctaaaattcaccggactgtccggtgagccaacggtcggccagggccaacggtcggccgcggattctgcgcgcgacacgtggccaagccaacggtcggaagggggcaccggactgtccggtgtgcaccggacatgtccggtgcgccaacggctcccgcatttgcaacggtcggcttcgccatttaaggaaaggaatcgggcaccggacactgtccggtgtgcaccggactgtccggtgcgcccgacgacagaaggcaagatcagccttccagatttgctctcaacggctcctagctgccttggggctataaaagggacccctaggcacatggaggagatacccaagcaacctttgagcattcttgatcatccacactaagtttttgcgcatccgtttgtgattctaagtgattcgagctccgttcctgtgagaaactgtgagatagtctttgagctcgattcttggccgtgtgtgtgcgcatttcgctgtggatttgtgtgtgttgcttccctcccttactccgtgtttctttgtgaatcttaagtgtaagggcgagagactccaatttgtggagattcctcgcgagtgggataaagataagcaaggcataacaccgtggaattcaagtgggtctttggaccgcttgagaggggttgattgcaaccctcgtccgttgggacgccacaacgtggagtaggcaagttttgtacttggccgaaccacgggataaatcactgtgtctactctgtgttgaattctctgtgatagtcgtattgtgcaagatctcctctttagccacttggcaattattgtgctaacccttaacaagtctttgtggctataagttaagtttttacaggatcacctattcacccccccctctaggtgctctcacggtTCCCAGACACCGCCACGCTCCCGCGGGGCTACGCTTTCACCGTTCAGACTTCAGACTTCGCGGCTCCCCAACCTTTCAAGATACTGGGCCTTGCGCCCTGCTTGCCGTCCGCAGTCATCTCCATTCCCGCTGACTCCATGCCATCGAACGACTTGGCGGGGCTATACGGAGCTTTGCGCACGACCCTGTTTCGTGCCATCATTTATTTAATCACTTGAAATCAGTAGATCCACGATAAAAAAAGTTATACTAAGAAACAATTCTAAACTCAGTTCTAAGATAAGGCAAAAACAGGCATCTAAAGCTTACATCAGAAAAAAAAAATGGTGCTAGTTTGCAACCTTGAGACTGGATCTTTAAGTGGCCAGCTTTTCCAAATAGAACAGGATAATACACAGGAACATCCCGATTCTCAGATATGTTATTTTCCTAACAGGGGAAAAACATGGTATTTGGAGCAGCTAAATGGGGGTAATGTTGGTTTTTGTATCTACTGCTGGTCCCAGAACTCTGTCTTGTGTTAATATCGATTTgcagattttttttaaaaaaaatttcaAGGGAGTTACATGATCCAAGGCTATTTGCAGCTATATGTTGTATTATGGAAGCAGGCTCTCTACCAATCTTTCTGTGAAGAAATTATAGATTTTTTTtagggatgtcattgagcacttgtCAGCAGAAAGTGCAATCATTTAAATGCTATAacagcaaattttattttatttttacccTGCCTGGAGGACAAAAAACAGAATACGGTACAAAATATACTGTTGATTACTGTGGTGCCAATAGTCGGGGAAAAAATTAGTGTGGTACCACATACAGCAGTTTATAACAAAAGTTTTAAACATGTAGATTGTAGAATAAGAGGCCTAACAATAAGATTCAGAATATCAGAGCCCtgttgctttcatgtatcatgctaACCTGTCACGACGTTTCTCAAGGAAGCGCTGGAGAGAGTGCCTCCTGGCAATGGGGAGATCTGGCAAAAAGATCAAGATAGTTTAAAGACGTGTTGGACAATGTCAACACTGGAAAAGGTATTCCATTTCTGGATTTTTACACAAAGATGCAGTGGTCTTACCAGCGTGAAGCTTGCTTATTGAGCTAGGGTCAGCAACAACCTGAGCTTGTCCAGCTGCTACAGAAGTGCTCTGCAGTGATGGAGACCGTGTAAGCACAGGAGAGAAGACTGCTGCTGGGGCGACAGTGGCTGTATGTACCATTGGAGGATTAAAAGCAGTGGCAGCACTGCCTTTGGTGGCTGCCGCAGCTGCCGCAGCTGCAGCTATAAGCATGATTGCCTGAGCCTGTCAATGCCAAATTAGTGTATTAGCATGTGTATTTTAACAGATGGTACAGAAGGACAAGATATCTGTAAATGGCGTGAAGATAATATTTACCTTTTCTGGTGGCACCGAGTCATACACATACTGATCCACCATAGAAAATTGTAAGCTGTGTGGGATTAGCTGAAGGGTTCGACATCGGCAACATTGCAGACCTTGTAGTAAAGAATGCAAAAAAATAAGAACACACAAAGGCAGATAAAACAGCACCTCTGAATTGAAAGTAGGCAGATCCATGTCACTCCCACTACTGGTTCAGATAAAAGCATATCAGAAAGCCATGTGGTGGGTTCAAACCGGCATAGGATAGAATGTGTGCGCGGACACGGGGGTAGAAAGCAATCGTCCTACTTCCTAAAATGATTAAAAAAACGGAGGTAAAATTCTGATAGAAAGGTATGTCTACTTGGCCAGTGAACGGATTGGCTTTCTGGACAGTGGCGTTCAAATCATTTGTAGGCCTTAGTGATACAGATATCGGATCTAGTCACAACGATTTTTCCTGGAATCTGATTAATTCAGATGTCCCTATTGTTCAGAGCCTGGAGGATAACAACTAACCAGGAAACAAATGGAACTGAAATAGCAGAACGATAACACTATTGTTCTAGCACTGCCGTGGGAAAACAAATAAATGCTTCTGAAGAACCTAGCGTAGGGCGCCGCCGTGCTGGGACCGGCCGAAGGGTAAGCCGTCACCGGTTCGCCCCCCTTGCCTGGCTTGCCTGCCGCGGGTGGGTAGCCGGATGAGGGCGGGTAAGCAGCGTCGGCcttgccgccggcgggcgggtaggCGCCGTATGGAGGTGGGTACGCGTCGGCCTTGGCTGCCGGCGGGTATGCGGTGGCAGGGGGGCG is a genomic window of Zea mays cultivar B73 chromosome 5, Zm-B73-REFERENCE-NAM-5.0, whole genome shotgun sequence containing:
- the LOC103626102 gene encoding protein TIFY 3 isoform X2; protein product: MVDQYVYDSVPPEKAQAIMLIAAAAAAAAATKGSAATAFNPPMSTSVAAGQAQVVADPSSISKLHADLPIARRHSLQRFLEKRRDRVVRKAPYSPAKSFDGMESAGMEMTADGKQGARPSILKGWGAAKSEV
- the LOC103626102 gene encoding protein TIFY 3 isoform X1, with translation MVDQYVYDSVPPEKAQAIMLIAAAAAAAAATKGSAATAFNPPMVHTATVAPAAVFSPVLTRSPSLQSTSVAAGQAQVVADPSSISKLHADLPIARRHSLQRFLEKRRDRVVRKAPYSPAKSFDGMESAGMEMTADGKQGARPSILKGWGAAKSEV